The following DNA comes from Xiphias gladius isolate SHS-SW01 ecotype Sanya breed wild chromosome 10, ASM1685928v1, whole genome shotgun sequence.
TAAGAACAGTGTTTTCTTACTTGGTGATATAAAGAAGCAAAATGGAGATTATTAAAAGAAAGATTAACAGGTTGTTAAAAGTTACGTTGGGGTGAATGTTGCAAGAATATCTCCACATATGATGTAAACCAAGGAATTATTTTGgccctgttttattttatgaggTATAAAGAGGTTAAATTGTCTGGTAATCCCTatgaaaaagacacagattAGGGGaacttctgaaaaaaataaatagaatttgtggtggtttaaatgtttttttttttgctgtcctCTTCTTTTAATCATCTTGCACCTCCCCAGATATATCTTCTTACTGCTTTCTTGTGCAGTACCaaaagtgcccttgagcaagcCTAAACTGCTGTTTGTCTGAAGCTTAAGTGTGTCATGCTGTCTCCTCACTGGAAACCAGTCACactcacagtgaaaaaagatTATTAACCCGTGTACTATTACTATTCTCACAGTAGCCAATAAAAGTTATAATAGGATGGGAAAGACACGACAATGCCGGATGTGTTTGATTTAGCtctgtgtgtacacacagacTGTTTACATTTTCCCCGGTGTGGGTTGCTGATAGCTCGTCTCTTTCCCCCCCCAGAGTGCTGGAACAACACAAGCTGTCCAAGGAGCAGTGGGAAGAGAGAATCCAGGTTTGGCACAAGGAGCACGGGTCGATGCTGAAGTGAGTGAAggctgatgaagactgtgatgtaaaaaaaaaaagaaaagcgaaAGCATTTTAAAGCAAGGTTATGTAACTTTTACTGAGCCGGTTTGCCGACTTTGAGACTTTTATTGACTCGCTCTACTGTTAACGCTACAGTTTATTTTGCCACAGATAAAAACTGAGCTGGTTTCACAGcataaaatagaacaaaaagTAAACACGCAATCCAATGTGCCATTATCCTGTAATtgccacttgtggccacagaGGCTGATGTTGCACGAAAGTTAAACTGTCTCGATTTAAAGCAGCTCCACATTTTATGCCAACGGtcggcggggggggggctcaataacattttacagaatccaaatgtattcattcattcaatgaATATGAATTCTTTCCGAATCCCTCATTGATCCGTTTAGGTTTAGCTTTCAACATTTTGTTACTAACAAAAGGTTAATGTTTAACGATTTAAATTCCACAATTgactaaaaatcaaaacttcCCAGACAGATTAAGTGAATGCTATTTAATTAAATGACTATCGACACCAAAAGTGTAGTgtaaatcagagagagagagagagaagatgaaataTTCGATAATAAATTAGTTGGACTTTGGGCTGGACAAACCTGAAAATGTTACCGACTTGGAATCCAAACCAAAACGTAACTGGCTATGGGCCAACCCTCCGTATAGTACTAGCCTGAGAAAATTAGCCTCTTTGTCTCACCTAGTTGAGTAAAAGATTAACTAATGTATTGAATATGAAATGATTCCATACAGCGTTTGATCGTTTATATTCAAGCGGTTCTTGTATCTGTGCGTATTCTTACATTCTTTTTTCCCGTTTGTTCGTCTAACCTGAACAGGGAGGAGGCCATGATTGAGTATCTGAAGATCACTCAGGACCTGGAGATGTACGGTGTCAACTACTTTGAGATCAAGAACAAGAAAAGCACAGACCTGTGGTTGGGAGTGGACGCTCTGGGACTCAACATCTACGAGAAGGAGGACAGGTGAGTCGCCAAACAAATGTCTTAATTCAGCGTTTACGCCGTGGAGTCCTTCTTTAATGACACCTCTCCATACACGGCGTGTGCAGCGTGCGTTGACTTGATGACATGCGGTTGTAGACAGGAGGGCAACACACGGGCGGTCAAACCTCAGTCATTGACCCCCAGCTGCCTTCCCTCTCAGTGGGTCAGGTTTTGAATACAACATGTGACCGCGtggctgttgtttttaaaggccATCAACCCGTTTCCCTCGACTCTACTACAACATGACCACACAAGCTCCCGCTGGCCCTTTACTCTACCGCCTGCCCGTAAATcttccattaaaaacaaaccttaaaCCTTTTCAAACCTGCCGTTAAACCTGCTTGATCACCTCTTTTCTCCATCCTCCAGGCTGTCTCCAAAGATTGGATTTCCCTGGAGTGAAATTAGAAACATTTCTTTCAATGATAAGAAATTTGTCATCAAGCCCATAGACAAGAAATCCCCTGTAAGTATTTCCTGAGTCTAACAATCCTCAGTGCTGACGTGATGTCAGTCAGATGTTGCAGCGCCGTAGTCGCTAAAGTTAAATGTTTAGCAGCATTAATGTAAACCCACGGTATTAATTCAGTTATGGCTCCCCACTATAATCATGtccttgtggaaaaaaaagggaatgaaaCATAAATCTACTTGAAGCTTCCTATAGCTCATAAATGTGGAGGAAGTATTGGTTCCAATAATCAATCAACATTTAGGAAACTTTTGTCATAGCTGGGAGTAAATATTATCATTTCAGACACTGCAGAGGTTAAAAAATGTAACCGCAGCTACTTAAAACATAGCCTTAGAAGGCGCCCGCTTTTCTACGAAGCCAAACCAAACTGTCGctgaaatgttcttttctgttctgttttttttttttttcctgtctcgGTAAGGATTTTATATTCTATGCTCCACGGCTGCGAGTCAACAAGCGCATCCTCCAACTGTGCATGGGCAACCACGAGCTGTACATGCACCGCCGCAAGGCCGACAGCATCGAGGTTCAGCAGATGAAGGCCCAGGCCAAAGAGGAGAGGCTGCAGAAGAAGATGGAGAGGTAGGCGGAGGGTCGTTAAGTCGAATGACGGATGCTActcagttaaaattaaaaaaaaaaaaaagggcctcaCACAGACTGAGAATTGGCATTGGAACTCTGGGAGTGAATAAGACGAgtaatcagtctttttttttttttttttctgcagggaTCTGCTGGAgagtgagaagaagaagagggaagcCATcgagaaagagaaggagcagatggagagagaaaaatcgGAGCTGATGATGAGACTCTACCGCTTTGAAGAGACGACcaagaaagcagagagaggtgAGACAAGGGGATCTGACATGCAGGCTGCCTTATACTCCTCATTACAGACCTCAGACGACTTAAGCGAGTCTTATCGTCTAATTTCTGTGTTGCGTCACAGATTTCAAAGTTGGAGCAACAAGGCTCTACTGCCCTCTGCTGTTTATTGACTtgacatacacagaaaaactgaaaataattgagTGGATGTTGTTCTCTTTTGCTGCTAACTTACTTAATATACTTCCACCATCTGTCAGGTTTTGATTCTGGACTGACTTGCATTATGAAGCACGTAACTTGAGCTCATGGTTACAGTACTCAGTTTTGGACTGAGTCAGggtaagaaataaaaactggttTGAAAACTTTGAAACTTTGAAAGTTCCCTAAAGATaattaaggggaaaaaacattttctctcactcAACATTATGTTTCTTTACTTCTGACTTTTCGCTAAGTTCTCGGCTTTTTTTCGTGTGAAACACTGCTACCCTTTAGGGCTCTAAACAccattcaaatgaaacaaactgtgAAGAAAAATATTACCTGAACGGCTCACAACTCTTAACATGAGGGGTTCACTTTAAGCGTGCACAAGCCAAAAAGCTGGGAACAACTGTCTTAGGTAACGCAAATGTGTTATTTCACAGGTGGGAAATTGTCCCGGAAAAGCACCAAAATGCGTGTATCACCCAGTATTAGAACACAACACGGGACTTGACGAATTCTCCTGTGTTTCGCCGACTTTGTCCTGTAGAGCTTCAGGAGCAGCTGAACCGGGCCGtgaggctggaggaggagaggaggaaggtggAGCAGGAGGCAGCCCGGCTGGAGGCTGAGAGGATGGAGGCCATAATAGCCAAGGAGGAGCTGGCCAGGCAAGCTGAAGACCAGATAAAGAGCCAGGAGCAGCTGGTGAGTGTGCCGTGCGCCCAAGTGCTCAGATCCTTCACGTGAGAAAAACCGTGTGACGGAAAAACACTCATTACTAAATGGAGCTCCTACATCCAGGATAAACACACATTAAGAGTTTAGACTGCAGTGTGAACTAATACATCCTTCAGTGTGGGTGATTTTCCCGCTTTACTGGGATTACAATCGTCATGAGAAAATTACCTGAAACTCTTTCTCACATTAAAACTTCTTAGAAAATGTCATTGagctaaaacaaaacatgtttatgtttttttaatgatattctGTCAGCTTATCTGAAGTTTGATGTGAAATCTGAATTTGTAAATTCAGTAGTAACTTCAGCTTCCAGGTAAATGCACTGGAattaaaaatactacatttatttattcacttcaCATTCAAACTGCTATTAAATAAATGGTGAATTCCAGCGGTGGGCGTTCGATCCCCCTCTGTTCCTTTTGTCCATTCATTCATAAAATGACAGCGTGTCCAGATAATTGAGGTTGGCGAGCTAATCGGGTATCTGgccttgggttttttttgttttttgatgacaCGGATTGTGCCCCCTCCTTCAGGCTGCAGAGCTGGCTGAGTACAGCGCCAAGATCACTCTGCTGGAGGAGGCCAAGAGAgtcaaggaggaggaggccgagTCTTGGCACAGCAAGGTGAGTTTCCGACGCGCCATCAAAGCACGCACAGGCTCCCTGAAGTACAGAACATCCAAATGTACCGATTCCCCCTTGTtgccttttcagttttttggttttttttttggaagagcGGCTGTGATCACgagccacttttttttttatgtcacctGTACGGTCCCGCATTCATCgtctttattttgtgtgttttatcactttttctAGTGCACAAAAAGAGTGTTTCATATTTTCCTCACCAGCCATCTGCGCTAGGGCAGATCGGGCGACACTGTATTTTAAATCCCCCCGTTTAGCATCTATAAGCAGGTGTCTAAACATTGACTAAATGGCTAATAACagactataatgtagttgtttCCGCAAAATAGCGGAGAAGACATAGACAGGTCCAAGTTGTCATTAAAACttgtttacagaggcaaaattacaaccTGAGATCAGAGTCCACCTCAACTGTTAGTTTCATTTGTCCTTAAACTTGTGACAGTCATAGGGATACTGAGGAAAAAGTCAATGCCTTCACAATGTATGTTTAGAGCAGATGTTTCATGGTTTCAGCAAATCAGACTACAGCGCAGGCAATCACCCTGATATCCGACATAacctatttttctatttttgggTGCATTTTTAACGTCCGGCCAACGGACCACACATGTGAATTTAGTTTTTAGGCCAACCCTGgttcatttacagttttttgttcTGTTGATCAATGACCACTGTCCCTGTCAAACTTCACCCCAGGCCAAGGAAGTGGAGGAGAATCTGATAAAGACGAAAGAGGAGCTGCACCTTGTGATAAGCTCCGCTAACTCAGCTCCCGCAGCGGCTCCTCCTGCAagcaccccctcctcctcctcctcctcctcctcctcggacAACGAGAGCGACCAAGAGCACAGTGAGGAGAACAGCACCTACAGCGCCGAGCTGCAGACGCAGGACATCAACGACCACCAccgggaggaggagaggctcaCCGAGGCCGAGAAGAACGAACAAATGCAGAAACAGCTCAAGGTGAGTCAGGGGCCGCAGGATCCATCCGAAGCAAACAAGCTCATTTTGGCATCAGTTTGCATAAAAACTTCTTCCTTTGGACGCTAAAGCAAAAACTGTTGATCATGCACTTTAGACACAAGCAGTTAGATTTAGGCAGCGGATCCCGCTTTACGCCTAAAATGTGTTCACGATTTAAAAACCTGTCTGAGATGTCAATAACAGTTTGAGTACAttacagcatatacagtatgtgcactcGTTTGAATGGAGAGCTTACATTGTTTATGATATTAGTGGATTTAATTTGAATCGTGACATACAGTCACTCAACTCACGTACAGTATGACCTACAGCCGAGTAGCAAGGATAGAGTTAcatgatcattttcattctctggGAAACGGAGAGTCGTTCTGAGAAATTCATTCTGGGACATTCAAGGAAATCACCAACCGGTCCTGTGGTCCAGGTGCCATTAGCGGAAATGTACCAGTATAACAGTAAATAAAGGCGGGCTTTTTCCTGTAAAGTGGATTAGGGTCTATAAAAAATGCATAGCTGAAATATGCTCCTCCCACAGGCCCTGAGCTCGGAGCTGGAAAAGGCCCGCAACGAGGACAAGAAGACCCAGAACGACCTGCTCCACGACGAGAACGTCCGAGTCGGCCGCGACAAGTACAAGACCCTGCGTCAGATCCGCCAGGGCAACACCAAGCAGAGGATCGATGAGTTTGAGGCCTTGTAGAAAACCTCAGAGACCTGAAGATCTCTCCCAAATACCTCATTTCGCCCTCCCATTTTAGCATGGTTCGATTTAAAGAGTGACGTAATTGCATCCACACCTGGTCTTAAAGACCCAGAAAAAGCATGGAGCTGATGTGCGTAATGGTACTTCCATGACTTTTATCGGTTTAacttttgctttgaaaaacaccgtgttttgtttttggggttttttttttttttttctttgtagccCTGAAACATCTTCAATATGCTGTTTAGccacataaaaacataatgctAGATGACCATGTTGTATATCAACCATTGCAGAAAGGTAATGATTTctggatatactgtatgaacaAAGCTTGTATTTGAGGTGCACTGTAGAAAGTATATATGTTAtgataaatgatcaaaaagTTTAATGCAGTTTGGCTGTGCAGTTTTGTTCCCATACCAACTTAGGTGGTGAAATTTAATCTCGCAACCACCGCCCAAGGTCGTGTGTTGCCTAAACCTGAACAGAATGAATTTTTAataacacacaacactgacaaacgCCGAATCCTCACCTTTCAGAAGCTGACGCCAGagaaagtttggcatttttgcttgataaacgACTCAAAACTGTTAATAGATTACCTAAACTGGTGATGAGTAATTTTCagtcggtcggtcggtcggtcggtcggtcggttaACCCGTTGAGAGTTTCAGCTCTACTGCCTTGAACACCTCTTTTCATACGTGTCCAAACAACAATGCAGAGTATTTAACCGGCTTCAATATGCCTACCACCTCACATAATGTTTAAATTAATCGGTTTTATGATTTTCAATGCACAAGTCTTTTCTACCAGGGATACCCGAGGGAAGTTGTTCGGTGTTTCTGATTGGAATTGCTTTTGCTTTGCGGGGACAGTTAATGTGTCTTTGGACACTAGTTTTATCCAAGTTACCTTCTGCTTTGAGTACCGCCAGTCCCGAATTTAAAGGATATTGCCGTCCTGTTTATGGAATCTCATTATTTCAGGTAAAACCTAGATGAAGTGATTCACTCTTAAAGAAACCATTTAGtgtggggggggaaaaaatagaagaacAACCCAAACTGAAgccacagagagggagacatcCTGATTTCTAGTCTCCGGCATGGGTCGAGCTCCGAAAGCACTGGATCctgcatttcccataatgcaactcaacagCACCTTTCATTAGATCCTCCCTGTCTCCTGAAACTCCTCACAATACAGGCTTGCAGTTACACAACTGTGGACCGACGCCTCGAGCTCCAGGCGCCTCCACAGCTCCTCATTATAAACCGAACTTCatataatgtgtaaaaaaaaaaaaaaaattttaaatggtgaactgctcctttaaacCGGTATTAACGGCCCTTTGCGGGGTGCAGCTTCATTTTCAGGCAAAGACAATGACAGCTCGCTAATATTACACTCTTTGTGCCGTAGCTCATGAATATCGTCCTCTTGTCTgccttaaaacacacacacacacacacacacacacacacacacacacacacacacacacacacacacacacacaaggaaagaACTATACATTCTCGttcattttcataataatactCCTTGTTTCGTCGTTGTTTTGTTGATGGATGTCGCGAAGGAAAAAGTTGCACTGGAGCCCCGGGGAGCCCTGCGGCGTGCTCACCGTGACCAGGAGCGATGTGCCTTTCGAAATGTTTACCCACGAACAGGACGGTTGTCGCTGGGTTGCTAAGGGCAACTTGCGAAGCCGGTGGGGCCGGCGTGTTTAAAGAGCCACTGGGTCAATATTTTACCTGCGAGCGAACGCGTAAATCATACGCCGAGTCATATTTGACAGCGTTACTATCGGCTGACGagcgtgccccccccccccgcgacAAAAGAGACGAACGGTTTTAGTGTCGGCCTTTAGGGAGGGaaggtgcgtgcgtgcgtgcgcgcgcgcgaAAGCTCCGGGAAGGTGAGCACTTGACTCGTGCCGCTTCTCCCAACGCGCTGGCTCGGCTGCGGGGATGGCCCCCGTGTTCCTTCTCCGCAGACTCTAAATATAAGTCGGTGACAAATAGTCCAAATCCAGCAGCAACCCAACTGTGCTGTGGGGGTGGTGCCGAGAGCGCGGCTCCGTCTCCAGAAGTCCCCTCTGTCGGATCCGGAGTCCGTCGGTAGAAGGTCGCAGGAGAGAGTCTCGGcgcccgcccgcccgcccgcacgcacgcacgcacgctccTCGGACCGCTTTCTTTCTCTCGCGCCGCCATGAAGAGACAAAACGCCAGGACGCTCGCCCTCATCGTCAGCATCCTCACCTACCTGGTGGTCGGAGCGGCCGTCTTCGAGACCCTGGAGTCCAAACAGGAGAAGGGTCACAAGAGGAGGCTCGACGCCAGGAAGTACGAGATCATGAGCAAATACAACTTGACCAAAGAGAACTTCGAGGAGCTGGAGCACGTCGTCTTGCAGCTCACGCCGCACAAGGCGGGCGTCCAGTGGAAATTCGCCGGCTCCTTCTACTTCGCCATCACCGTGATAACGACAATCGGTGAGCAGCGGTTCGCTTCGCGTGGCCGTTAACCGGGGCTGAGACAAAttgcggtttttttttttttgccgtaGCCGGGATTTTTGAGATACCGAGGACATGGATCCACGTGAATCCCCGCGAAGGAAAACCCAGCCACGCGCCCGGCCCCCCTTTTAGAAATACTTATTTTCAACCAGGAAAAGTCTCCAaattgttcctttaaaaaaaaccccccaaaaaaaacccaaacgaAGCCAGAACTAACGTACATTTTAGATTTCTACACACTGCACAGCCCACCTACAAACCTGCTCAATGCACACGCATTTTAACACATGCATGGACGTAATACTTGACGTTACCTTTTTTTCCCTAATGACTATTTCTCCTCTCGTTGCTCGTCCTTGCTCGGTTGTCTCTCCGCACAGCCTTAACGCCAGAATTGCCACCTTGCAGTTCACAGCACAGACGTTATCCGCGTGTGAAAAACGAAGGCTTTCCGACATAAAGGTTCTGTGTCTATTTAACTGTTCAAACAGCCTCTATCTTCTCACGTGAACGTCCGAATGCCGATCTGAGGACTTGCTCGCCGAGCTCCACTCATTCGGGGTCGCCGAGTTTTTCTTTTGGGTCGTGGTCCTGgttgtttttatggttttagaCAGCTGTTTGGTTACTTTAAGGTGCCTAGTAGTTGTTTCTAGGATGAAAtcttatgtttttattgaatttcaAATTTAGGGCACGACTTTGAAATCGCATTTCTATATACTTATAATTTTGTggcatattttgtgtttttctgtcttacGTTGTTTGTCTGAAACTCATTgcttttgctgccttttttttttttttttgcggggTCACCTTTGGAAAagaaatgattaataattattttcgaGACATTTATTATCTATGAGGCTTTCGTGGTTAATTGAaggttaaattaattaatcaataaaatgccAGGGACATCACTGTGGTGGGACAAAAACTAAAttcctccatttctttttctttctttcttaatttttttggattaaaacagtcaaaaagaaaaaaaagaatactgagtgaaaaaaacaatatatatatatatatatatatatatatatatatatatatatatatatatatatatatatatatatatatatatatatatcagactCAGCCTAAAAAACTCCAGgtgtaatttgtgtgtaattgaatggaaatggaatggaaaaattgaaataccGTTTCAAGTCtccaaaacccccaaattaCCAAAACAACAAGCGCACGGCCCTGGCTCATTATCCGTCATTACGATAAGGCCACTTCAGGCTCATTTAGGCTGAGAAAGTGACGCCTTTCTGGTTTATTTCCAGTGTTTACAACATCCAAAGCTGACAACAATGTGGGAGTTATAAATAAATGGCTGttaatttacaatattaaagTCAAGCTGAACGGTGCGACTGGGTTTCCCATTAATGAAAGGATTTAGTGGGAGAGGGTGTTGGTTTCCTGGGGATTTAAAACAAGCAACAATTTTGGAAATAATAAATAGATTATAGGCGCCCGATGTCACGATGCCTCACCACAACACAAAACCACCCCGCATCTCCTTAGACACCATAAAAAACATCATGTACACAGTGTCTGAGGGGTAAAAATGCGATGTGCTCTCTCATTCAGGTTACGGTCATGCGGCGCCCAGCACCGACTCAGGGAAAGTGTTCTGCATGTTCTATGCCCTCCTGGGGATCCCTCTCACCCTGGTCATGTTCCAGAGCCTGGGCGAGCGGATCAACACGTTCGTCAGGTACCTGCTGCACCAAGCCAAGAAGTGCCTGGGAATGCAACAGACCGAGGTCTCCATGGCAAACATGGTGACGGTGGGCTTCTTCTCCTGCATGAGCACTCTGTGTGTGGGGGCCGTGGCGTTTTCCCACTGTGAGGGATGGAGCTTCCTCCACGCGTTCTACTACTGCTTCATCACGCTCACCACCATTGGGTTCGGAGACTATGTGGCTCTGCAGAAGGACGATGCGCTGCAGAACGACCCGCGGTATGTGGCGTTCTGCTTCGTTTACATCCTGACGGGCCTGACGGTTATCGGAGCGTTCCTGAACCTGGTGGTGCTTCGCTTCCTGACCATGAACACCGAGGACGAGCGGAGGGACGCCAAACAGAAGGCCTTGATGTCCGTCAGTAAGTCCAGAGGCGAGGTGGCTCATCTAATACCCGTCTCGGCCTCTACGTCCTCCACGCCTGTAGCAGAGGACACTACGAAGGCTAAAGATTTCAAAGGTGTCTACACCGAGGTGCTTCATTTCCAGACTATCTGCTCCTGCTTGTGGTACAGGAGCAGGGAGAAGCTGCAGGGCTCCATACCCACGGGGATCCCTCAGGAGCTGACGATCTCCGATGCCTACTTGCAGCGGAACAGTGACTGCCCTCACTACATGGAGCCTGGATCAACAGGCTGCGTCTGCAGTCCACGTCAGTGCACGAGCATAAGCTCCATAACAACGGGCCTACACATTCTCTCCCCGTTCAGGGTGTTTAAGAGACGAAGCTCCGTCTAGCCTTTCCTCGGAGCAGATTTTAGTACAGCACAATACGTCTATACTGCCAAGTGGACGACAGATACCTTGGTCCTCACAGCAAAGACATGACTGCAAGTAGATATCCGTGGTGCTAAAATCCCAGTAAACCAACAGTAGGAGACGCAAGAGGGAAAAGCACGCACAGCACTGTAAACGGCAAAATCGTACTCAAATATGTATTTGAGAGAGCACAGCACCCAATGTTTCGACCTGAGGTCTTATTCAGGGGCGTCGTGTGTGCTTTGAAGGGACTCGTAGGCATGTGGGACGTCATCTGGGTGACTACAGGCGAACACGTGAGCGACGCTGCAGCACATGGGATGTGACACGTACACAGCTTTGTAGGTGAAAGCAGAACAGGTGCTGCAGGAGGCGCGTTAGGTCGAGTACATTGAGAGGTGCCACAAAAtgaactgacaaaacaaaataattgaaaCATCTTGCGCAGCTCTGCAGTAAGTTCCAGGTTTATGTTTCTGTTAATTACCTCAGAGATGTTGATTCAGCTGCGGGTTTATTTCCCCAAAAGTTGCTTGTCGGAGGTTTTCCTGTGTAAGGCATGTGTCTTGAtggtttttagacattttcCATCACAGTGCTTGTGACTGATGCAGCACCCGTTCAGACAGCTTTCTGGCCTCATATGAATTGTCTTATGTTGCcctaaatatgtatttaaacaAATCCTTATTGTCAGAACATTATTAAACCTGACACGTACCCCACATACTGATAACTTATATAACTCGCACGTGTAGTTGCCTctgatattttgattttttttttttttttttcagtgctctCTGCCCAAATTGCTGGTGCATCAGTCACAAACACTTGTGAATTATGTAACGTCACAAGTGgagaagctaaaaaaaaaaaaaaaaaccccacaatgaCATATCCCGAAACATGGTAAAACTGCTTTAGCAACGAAGTGCAGTAATCACAAGCAGACACTCAATAGCACTGACTGAAACACACTTAACTGGTCAAGTTTAACAACACCACAAAGcactgctttaaaaatgaccatcGGGCTAAATCAACAACTCTGACGGTCTCAACAAAAACCGAACGCGATGAGCTACACCAGCCTGATCGCTTACCGCAGGGTTGCTGCGCTGTGTTTCTGTTACTTTGTCCACCCGCGTAGCTGCTGGTTGGTTACTTTAGTCTCCAATTGTCACTGCTGGGGCCCAGACGTCAGTCCAGAGCGGGTACTGGTCCGCTTCATGGAGTGTCCAgtgtgatgcttttttttttgttttttttatcagtccTTCAGGAACCAGATCAGATATACACACTAACCATTCAGGTAAATGTGAGGTACAGTTATCGCTCTATTAAAGGAAgagttaaacattttggaaaatacgctTTTTAAAATTTCGTTCCCCGAGTTGGATCAGAAGATCGATACCAGTCTCGTGACTGTACGGACTGGAGCCGGGGGGTGGTTAGCGtagcttagaataaagactgtaaaaaaacaactcGGGCTCTGTTTGAAGTTCA
Coding sequences within:
- the kcnk3b gene encoding potassium channel subfamily K member 3, with the translated sequence MKRQNARTLALIVSILTYLVVGAAVFETLESKQEKGHKRRLDARKYEIMSKYNLTKENFEELEHVVLQLTPHKAGVQWKFAGSFYFAITVITTIGYGHAAPSTDSGKVFCMFYALLGIPLTLVMFQSLGERINTFVRYLLHQAKKCLGMQQTEVSMANMVTVGFFSCMSTLCVGAVAFSHCEGWSFLHAFYYCFITLTTIGFGDYVALQKDDALQNDPRYVAFCFVYILTGLTVIGAFLNLVVLRFLTMNTEDERRDAKQKALMSVSKSRGEVAHLIPVSASTSSTPVAEDTTKAKDFKGVYTEVLHFQTICSCLWYRSREKLQGSIPTGIPQELTISDAYLQRNSDCPHYMEPGSTGCVCSPRQCTSISSITTGLHILSPFRVFKRRSSV
- the ezra gene encoding ezrin a, with amino-acid sequence MPKTVNVRITSMDAELEFSFHPNTTGKQLFDQVARTIGLRETWYFGLQFVDAKGFITWLNIEKKVMAQDVKKETPLQFKLRVKFYPEDVSEELIQDVTRRLFFLQVKEDILGEEIYCPPESAVLLTSYAVQAKYGEYNKAVHQPGYLSSERLLPKRVLEQHKLSKEQWEERIQVWHKEHGSMLKEEAMIEYLKITQDLEMYGVNYFEIKNKKSTDLWLGVDALGLNIYEKEDRLSPKIGFPWSEIRNISFNDKKFVIKPIDKKSPDFIFYAPRLRVNKRILQLCMGNHELYMHRRKADSIEVQQMKAQAKEERLQKKMERDLLESEKKKREAIEKEKEQMEREKSELMMRLYRFEETTKKAERELQEQLNRAVRLEEERRKVEQEAARLEAERMEAIIAKEELARQAEDQIKSQEQLAAELAEYSAKITLLEEAKRVKEEEAESWHSKAKEVEENLIKTKEELHLVISSANSAPAAAPPASTPSSSSSSSSSDNESDQEHSEENSTYSAELQTQDINDHHREEERLTEAEKNEQMQKQLKALSSELEKARNEDKKTQNDLLHDENVRVGRDKYKTLRQIRQGNTKQRIDEFEAL